DNA from Corallococcus soli:
CGGGCAAGCAGGTGCTGGACCTGCTGGAGGGGCTCACGCGCCAGGACAACGCCTGCGCGCTCATCGTCACGCACGAGCCCGCGATGGCGGCCCGCGCGGACCGGGTGCTGACGATGGAGGGCGGGCGGCTGGTGGAGCGCCCCGGCGGCGCGCGTGGGGGGACGTCATGAAGTCGCTGCTCGCGCGCTCCAGCCTGCGCCACCTGGGCGGGCACCCGTGGCTCACCGCCCTGTCGCTGCTGGGCATCGCGATGGGTGTGGCGGTGGTGGTGTCCATCGACCTGGCGAGCGGCAGCGCGCTGCGCGCCTTCGAGCAGTCCACCGACGTCGTCGCCGGCAGGGCCACGCATCAAATCATGGGCGGCACGTCGGGCCTGCCCGAGGGCGTCTACACGGCGCTGAAGCTGCGCCCGGACGCGCCGGAGGCGGCGCCCGTGGTGCAGGGCTTCGTGCAGGTGGAGACGGGCAACCGCCGCACGCTCACGCTCCTGGGGTTGGATCCGTTCGAGGAGGCGCCCTTCCGCGACTTCTCCACGGGCAACGCGGTGGGGGACGTGGGCGAATTGCTCACGAAGCCCGGCACGGTGGTGATGGGCGCGAAGACGGCGCGGGTGCTGGGCGTGAAGGCGGGGGACACGCTGCCGGTGACGGTGATGGGGGTGCGCCGGGAGCTGCGCGTGTCGGCCCTGCTGTCCCCGGCGCGGGAGACGACGGAGCAGGCCCTGGAGTCGCTGCTCATCTGCGACCTCTCCACCGCGCAGGAGGTGCTGGGGCAGCAGGGCCGGCTGACGCGCGTGGACCTGAAGCTGACGGAGGGAGAGGCGCAGGCCGCGCGGCTGAGGGCCGCGCTGCCCCAGGGCGCGGAGCTGGTCCAGACGTCGGGGCGCGCGGGCACGGTGGAGCAGATGACGCGGGCGTTCCGCACCAACCTCACCGCGCTGTCGCTGCTGGCGCTCGTGGTGGGGATGTTCCTCATCTACAACACGATGACGTTCTCGGTGGTGCAGCGGCGCGGGATGCTGGGCCGGCTGCGCGCGGTGGGCGTGACGCGCGGGGAGCTGTTCGGGCTGGTGCTGGGGGAGGCGCTGGTGCTCGGCATCGTGGGCACCACGGCGGGGCTGCTGCTGGGCATCCTGATGGCCAGCGGGCTCGTGGGCCTCATCACGCGCACCATCAATGACCTGTACTTCGTGGTGAACGTGCGCCGTCTGTCATTGGAGCCCTTCACCCTGCTCAAGGGCCTGGGCCTGGGCCTGGGCGCCACGGTGCTGGCGGCGCTGGTGCCCGCGTGGGAGGCGGCGCACGCGACCCCGGTGACGGCGCTGCGGCGCTCGACGGTGGAGGACGCGTCCCACCGCAAGGCCCCCCGGAGGGCGTTGCAGGGCCTGGGGCTGCTGGCCCTCTCCGTGGGGCTGCTCGCGTGGCCCACGCAGGCGCTGACGCCCGCGTACGCGGGGCTGTTCGGCGTGATGATGGGCACCGCGCTGCTGGTGCCCTGGGTGACGGAGAAGCTGACCGCCGCGGCGGCGCGGCCCCTGGGCGCGCTGTTCGGTCCGCTGGGGCGCATGGCGGCGCGCGGGGTGACGGCCAGCCTGTCGCGCACGGCGGTGGCGCTGGCGGCGCTGATGGTCGCGGTGGCGACGACGGTGGGCGTGGGGCTGATGGTGTCCAGCTTCCGGGGCACGGTGGTGGCGTGGCTGGAGTCCGCGCTGCAGGCGGACGTCTTCGTGTCCCCTCCGTCGCTGGTGGCACGGCGGGGGGACTCCGCGCTGGTGCCGGGGCTCGAGGAGAAGCTGCGCACGACGCCCGGGGTCGCGGCGAGCGGCTCCATCCGCGTGGTGCACGTGCGCGTCAACGACGTGGACACGGACCTGCTGGCCATCGACTTCGCGAAGGGGCACGAGCGCTCCTACCGCTTCAAGGAAGGGCGCGCGGAGGACGTGTGGCGGCAGGTGGACGCGTCCCGGGACGCGGTGCTCGTGTCGGAGCCCTTCGCCTTCCACCGCCGCGTGCGCGCGGGCGACACGCTGCGCATGTCCACGGACCGGGGTCCGCACGACTTCCGCGTGGCGGGCGTGTACTACGACTACGGCTCGGACGTGGGGACGGTGATGATGCCGCGCGCCACATATGAGCACTGGTATGACGACCGGGGCGTGAGCGGCCTGTCCCTCATCGCGGCGCCGGGCCAGGACGTGGACGCGCTGGTGTCCCGCGTGCGCGACCGCGCGGGCGGTGAGCAGGCCTTGAACGTGCGCGCGAACAAGGCCCTGCGGCAGGCGTCGCTGGAGGTGTTCGACCGCACCTTCACCATCACGCAGGTGCTGCGGCTGCTGGCCATTGGCGTCGCGTTCGTGGGCGTCCTGAGCGCGCTCATGTCCCTGCAACTGGAGCGGGCGCGCGAGTTCGCGGTGCTGCGCGCGACGGGGCTCACGCCGGGTCAGCTCTGGGGGATGGTGTCGTTGCAGACGGGCCTGTTGGGGTTGCTCGCGGGGTTGTTCTCCATCCCGCTGGGGCTGGCGCTGGCCTACGTGCTGGTGCACGTCATCAACCAGCGCTCGTTCGGGTGGACGTTGCAGTTGGTGGTGTCACCCGGCGTGGTGGGGCAGGCGATGCTGCTGGCATTGGTGGCGGCGGCGCTGGCGGGCCTGTACCCGGCGTGGCGGATGGCGCGCGCGAATCCGGCGATGGCGTTGCGGGAGGAATGAGACATGGGCCGCGGACTCGTCATCGGCGTGGGGTTGGTGCTGGCCGTGCTCGGCGTGGCGGTGGGCGTGGTGATGCGGGACACGGAGGAGGCGGGCCAGGGCGGCTCCGGCACGATGACGGTGGCGGGAGCCCTGGGAGGCAATGGCAGCCTGGAGGGGTATGCGCGCGCCATGGAGCCCCGGCCCTTCCGCTTCCCGGAGGACCACGGCCCCCATCCCGACTTCCGCACCGAGTGGTGGTACTGGACGGGGAACCTGGAGACGGAGGACGGGCGGGCCTTCGGCTATCAGTTCACGCTGTTCCGCAGCGCGCTCTCGCCAGGGAAGCAGGACCGGGACTCCGCCTGGGGCACGCGGCAGGTGTTCATGGGGCACTTCACGGTGACGGACGTGAGCGCCGGGCGGTTCCATGTCACCGAGCGCTTCAGCCGCGCGGCCCTGGGGCTGGCGGGTTCGGAGGGAGCCCCCTTCCATGTCTGGCTTCAGGACTGGGACGTGCGCGGCGAAGGCGCGGGCACGTGGCCCATGCGCCTGCGCGCGCAGGGTGACGGCGTGGCGCTGGACCTGGTGATGGACGAGGGCAAGCCGCCCGTGCTCCAGGGCGACCGGGGCCTGAGCCAGAAGGGCCCGGAGAAGGGCAACGCGTCCTATTACTACTCCCTGACCCGCATGCCGTCGCGGGGCACCGTGTCCGTGGACGGACGGACGGTGTCCGTGAAGGGCGAGAGCTGGATGGACCGCGAGTGGAGCACCAGCGCGCTGGGCCCCGACATGGTGGGCTGGGACTGGTTCGCGC
Protein-coding regions in this window:
- a CDS encoding ABC transporter permease translates to MKSLLARSSLRHLGGHPWLTALSLLGIAMGVAVVVSIDLASGSALRAFEQSTDVVAGRATHQIMGGTSGLPEGVYTALKLRPDAPEAAPVVQGFVQVETGNRRTLTLLGLDPFEEAPFRDFSTGNAVGDVGELLTKPGTVVMGAKTARVLGVKAGDTLPVTVMGVRRELRVSALLSPARETTEQALESLLICDLSTAQEVLGQQGRLTRVDLKLTEGEAQAARLRAALPQGAELVQTSGRAGTVEQMTRAFRTNLTALSLLALVVGMFLIYNTMTFSVVQRRGMLGRLRAVGVTRGELFGLVLGEALVLGIVGTTAGLLLGILMASGLVGLITRTINDLYFVVNVRRLSLEPFTLLKGLGLGLGATVLAALVPAWEAAHATPVTALRRSTVEDASHRKAPRRALQGLGLLALSVGLLAWPTQALTPAYAGLFGVMMGTALLVPWVTEKLTAAAARPLGALFGPLGRMAARGVTASLSRTAVALAALMVAVATTVGVGLMVSSFRGTVVAWLESALQADVFVSPPSLVARRGDSALVPGLEEKLRTTPGVAASGSIRVVHVRVNDVDTDLLAIDFAKGHERSYRFKEGRAEDVWRQVDASRDAVLVSEPFAFHRRVRAGDTLRMSTDRGPHDFRVAGVYYDYGSDVGTVMMPRATYEHWYDDRGVSGLSLIAAPGQDVDALVSRVRDRAGGEQALNVRANKALRQASLEVFDRTFTITQVLRLLAIGVAFVGVLSALMSLQLERAREFAVLRATGLTPGQLWGMVSLQTGLLGLLAGLFSIPLGLALAYVLVHVINQRSFGWTLQLVVSPGVVGQAMLLALVAAALAGLYPAWRMARANPAMALREE
- a CDS encoding lipocalin-like domain-containing protein, which produces MGRGLVIGVGLVLAVLGVAVGVVMRDTEEAGQGGSGTMTVAGALGGNGSLEGYARAMEPRPFRFPEDHGPHPDFRTEWWYWTGNLETEDGRAFGYQFTLFRSALSPGKQDRDSAWGTRQVFMGHFTVTDVSAGRFHVTERFSRAALGLAGSEGAPFHVWLQDWDVRGEGAGTWPMRLRAQGDGVALDLVMDEGKPPVLQGDRGLSQKGPEKGNASYYYSLTRMPSRGTVSVDGRTVSVKGESWMDREWSTSALGPDMVGWDWFA